Proteins encoded within one genomic window of Spodoptera frugiperda isolate SF20-4 chromosome 7, AGI-APGP_CSIRO_Sfru_2.0, whole genome shotgun sequence:
- the LOC118265653 gene encoding pentatricopeptide repeat-containing protein 2, mitochondrial-like, whose translation MALIMNSIARTCFYSNLRLLSPSSYVSMTQIKTLYSPSTLGIDGFLLSRKRCKEQFTNYSEKFRTKMSEFVSSDNAMIFTEDLKNMVHLAEPTDLKLILNMIQKFNTQNTELRFGSYVFGPVVMRMFHFLDAPKEALQCFNDPKNEGFFDQMISHQILLDLLYSHEMYDEMYQVFDKSQEKQIGSIKFPKYCVVLVLAACYKQNTPKSLEYASKLWSDMASSGSIPVRRACTFFAGLALKQGAPHIAMESITSQKQHYVSIRNIKVMALADMGRVEDTFPILRSVMEIDTPAQSDKHTFFEEAVERVRIAAEKLDNKDIKKKFDEIAYALKDRGLIDSSKTLDQLLNMEIDRPRTSDQNRGQSNFSQKRINLGPRHKKRIV comes from the exons atggcTTTAATAATGAATTCTATAGCAAGAACATGTTTCTATTCAAATCTACGTTTACTCTCGCCATCAAGTTACGTGAGCATGACACAAA TCAAAACTCTTTATTCGCCTTCCACGCTCGGTATTGATGGGTTCCTACTATCAAGAAAGAGGTGTAAAGaacaatttacaaattattctGAGAAGTTCAGGACGAAGATGAGTGAGTTTGTGTCAAGCGACAATGCTATGATATTTACGGAAGATTTGAAGAATATGGTACATTTAGCAGAACCTACAGACCTGAAACTCATTTTAAATATGATTCAGAA GTTCAATACCCAAAACACTGAACTGAGATTTGGTTCCTATGTATTTGGACCTGTTGTTATGAGAATGTTCCATTTTCTTGATGCACCTAAAGAAGCATTACAG TGCTTCAATGATCCAAAGAATGAAGGCTTCTTTGACCAGATGATCAGTCACCAGATCCTATTAGACTTGTTGTACAGTCATGAGATGTATGATGAAATGTACCAAGTGTTTGATAAATCACAGGAGAAGCAGATTGGAAGTATCAAGTTCCCAAAATACTGTGTGGTCCTTGTATTGGCTGCTTGCTACAAACAA AACACACCAAAGAGTTTGGAGTATGCATCAAAACTATGGTCTGATATGGCTAGCTCTGGCAGTATACCAGTCAGAAGAGCATGCACATTTTTCGCTG GTTTGGCTTTAAAACAAGGGGCACCACACATAGCGATGGAATCAATAACATCACAAAAACAGCATTATGTTTCTATAAGAAATATCAAA GTAATGGCGTTAGCAGATATGGGCCGAGTTGAAGATACGTTTCCAATACTGAGGTCGGTTATGGAAATTGATACGCCCGCTCAGAGCGACAAACACACATTCTTTGAAGAAGCC GTCGAACGAGTACGAATAGCCGCAGAGAAACTCGacaataaagatataaaaaagaaattcgaTGAAATTGCATACGCCTTGAAAGATAGAGGGCTGATTGATAGCAGCAAG ACCTTGGACCAGCTGCTCAACATGGAGATAGACAGACCGAGGACGTCAGACCAGAACAGGGGACAATCAAACTTCTCACAGAAAAGAATTAACCTCGGACCGCGCCATAAGAAGCGAATTGTATAG